From Oscillospiraceae bacterium, the proteins below share one genomic window:
- a CDS encoding GDSL-type esterase/lipase family protein, producing MSILKKGGMVPNHLRILFLGDSITDDGRYIAHIDYYIKKHLPNHSVELINLGLNSETASGLSEPDHPFPRPCIFDRIDRALEMAKPDWVTVCYGINDGIYYPYSEERMGAYQKGILNLIGKIKARGAKAVVMTPPILDTVSFGGPMLDENAEKFSWAQAYRGYNDVMKKYADWVLSDLRGVADRVVNIYGPMTAEYTARRKNDPALKLGDGIHPDLWGHWIMARCLLGELFRLYPEYEPGYLKEETPAFGLVLKRHRLLSSAWKEAVGHSHRDKAKDALPLDEAKAAAAELDNEILKTIVNEENDDRVDDWNGCVCRRFYCNGRVCTYIEPKEFAPGRPWVWRTEFLHAFETVDVELVRRGWALCYYRVSNLFGCPESVELMKIFHDEMVSRFGLSKTTVPFGFSRGGLYAVNYAAAYPKDVEALYIDAPVLDIRSWPGGLGIGDGSPFEFKDCLDVYGLNETSVRQYKENPLDKAEALAKAGIPVALVAGDADTTVPYTENGKLFDEKYRRAGGKILTIVKPGCGHHPHSLEDPTPVVEFLLEATGRKH from the coding sequence ATCGCGCACATCGATTACTACATAAAAAAGCACCTGCCCAATCATTCTGTAGAATTAATCAATTTGGGTTTAAACAGCGAGACCGCTTCCGGCCTTTCCGAACCGGATCACCCGTTTCCGCGCCCCTGTATCTTTGACCGTATCGACCGCGCGCTGGAGATGGCGAAACCCGACTGGGTTACCGTCTGTTACGGCATCAACGACGGCATCTATTACCCCTATTCCGAGGAGCGGATGGGGGCATATCAGAAGGGCATCCTCAATTTGATCGGAAAAATCAAGGCCCGCGGCGCCAAGGCCGTTGTGATGACGCCGCCGATTTTGGATACCGTCTCTTTCGGCGGGCCGATGCTCGATGAAAACGCCGAAAAATTCAGCTGGGCGCAGGCTTATCGCGGTTATAACGACGTGATGAAAAAATACGCCGACTGGGTACTGTCCGACCTGCGCGGCGTCGCCGACCGGGTCGTCAACATCTACGGCCCGATGACCGCCGAATACACCGCGAGGCGCAAAAACGATCCGGCGTTAAAACTCGGCGACGGCATTCACCCCGACCTTTGGGGTCACTGGATTATGGCAAGGTGTCTGTTAGGGGAGCTTTTCCGCCTTTATCCGGAATACGAGCCGGGTTATTTGAAAGAGGAGACCCCCGCATTCGGGCTGGTTTTGAAGCGGCACCGTCTGCTGAGCTCGGCGTGGAAAGAAGCGGTCGGCCATTCCCATCGCGATAAGGCGAAAGATGCCCTGCCGCTCGATGAGGCCAAAGCCGCCGCTGCGGAACTGGACAACGAAATCCTGAAGACAATCGTAAATGAAGAAAACGATGACCGCGTCGACGACTGGAACGGCTGCGTATGCCGCCGCTTCTATTGTAACGGCAGGGTCTGCACTTATATTGAGCCGAAAGAATTTGCCCCCGGCAGGCCGTGGGTCTGGCGCACCGAGTTCCTGCACGCGTTTGAGACCGTCGATGTGGAGCTGGTTCGACGGGGTTGGGCGCTCTGTTATTACCGGGTCAGCAATCTTTTCGGCTGCCCGGAGAGCGTAGAGCTGATGAAAATCTTTCACGATGAGATGGTCAGCCGGTTCGGATTATCGAAAACCACAGTGCCGTTCGGGTTCAGCAGGGGCGGGTTATACGCGGTCAACTATGCCGCCGCCTATCCTAAAGACGTCGAAGCTCTCTATATCGACGCGCCGGTGCTGGATATTCGGAGCTGGCCGGGCGGACTCGGCATCGGTGACGGTTCGCCGTTTGAGTTTAAGGACTGCCTAGACGTTTACGGCCTCAACGAGACGAGCGTCAGACAGTATAAGGAAAACCCGCTCGACAAGGCGGAAGCGCTGGCTAAAGCGGGAATTCCGGTTGCGCTGGTCGCGGGCGACGCGGATACGACGGTGCCCTATACCGAGAACGGCAAGCTCTTCGACGAGAAATACCGCCGCGCGGGCGGGAAAATCCTGACCATTGTCAAGCCGGGCTGCGGACATCATCCGCACAGTTTGGAAGACCCCACGCCGGTGGTGGAGTTTTTGCTTGAAGCAACCGGAAGAAAGCATTGA